The Dioscorea cayenensis subsp. rotundata cultivar TDr96_F1 chromosome 11, TDr96_F1_v2_PseudoChromosome.rev07_lg8_w22 25.fasta, whole genome shotgun sequence genomic interval ACCGACGGTCTAATTGTCGACCGGTCAATCTctgtaattgtttttattttgacaattaaaCACTAATAGTGTAGgaataaattatgtaaaaatcaTTTGCACTTTctacataatataattatagtatatttttttattttgaagtcAGACATGCCATTATTCTTTATTATAGGcttcaagttgtattttttctGAATATTTACAGATTGAATTTGAACTTTTGTGATTTCTAAAACTAAAAAGATTGACTGTTAACTTCAGTTTTATGgggaaatataaatatattttttcaaaatttcttctaattgATCCTTCAGAATTGTTTAGCTGGCTGCTTATGTGTAAGCTTGACTTTTTATTTCTCCATTTTATTGCTGGTGTTTGAATTATATGGCAaagttaattaacttaattgtTCACTTTGAGTATGTTTGGATTgtggaaaacaagaaaaacacctGCTTTAATGATCATcagtaagttttttttaattttggtagAGGATAGAgatggatgaaaaaaaaaagggaagaaatcCAGTGAGGGACCAGGAGCCTCAACCTCAGCCACCAGTTGAGCATCAGAAGTCATCACAAGTCTAATCCAATGGGTCCCATGCTTAGATAATTATCTTGctatttctataaatatatcCTAACAATTTTCTTTTGCCGGACTTCTTTTTGCAGAATTGTTAACAatcaaagtagaaaaaaaaaatgcttgctTCAGCACCAATTGCAAGGCTTACTGTTCCCACATCATTTGGGATTGTCTCCTCTTCTTCAGACCTCAATTTTGTTCATCTGTCCTCCCCAGTTATCTCCAGACTTCGTTCCTCACGTTCTGCCTCACTCCGAATCAGAAGCGCTGCAACCAAACCTGCAAAGTCACCTGgtattctcttttctctctgGAGATGAATAAAGTCAGATACTTGTCATGGTTTGAATTGTTTAGTTTTTCCTTGGGAATTAATTTAATTGGTCTGTTTTTTGTGTTGGTTCTGCTCTCAGCTGAAGAAGATTGGAAGATCAAGCGTGAAGTCCTGCTAGAAAAAAgggtaattttctttttttttgtgtgtgtgtttttttcctGATTCTTGTTGTGATTCAGGTTTTTAATTGCCTgaattcatgttattttttattgattgttgTGTTTATAACCTGtgcatttatttttcatgattcaaCTATTAGCAAACTCAGATTTAAATTTTGTGGTTAAATTCTTGGATGGATTGAGCCTTCTTGTTGAGGTTATAGAGTTGCAACTGTAAATATCTGTGATTGTTTTAAACACTTAGTTATTCAGCTTTCAGTCAATGAATATCCTGTGAATCAAATACAGTAGGCTATCATCAGGGTCTTTTGGCACCAAATCAAGTTTGATTCCAAGTGCCCAAACCTCTCTTATGGCCTAAATACTCTCTAATATCCTTCTTTGTTTGTGACAACAGGTTTTCTGAACTTACATAGCGCGGTTGCCACATGTAACACCTTAGATATGTATAGTAAAACAGTATAATCTTTTTACCAAtgaccaaatggtctattggtatacggaTCGCTGATAAAGCTCTTCACCGAGGGGTGAGAGTTCCATTCTCAGCTGAGAGCACATTTCTGAGAGATCTGAGCGGTGGTTGTGTGCAGGTGGTCCCAGTGCCCATGTGTGCATGGGCCCCGACCCCACTTGCTCCatcgaggcttgtgcacgtccctgacGGTTTAGCAAGGCTTTCAGACTGTATGtttctcttataaaaaaaaagagtataatctttaatatgcatatacatattaGATTTAGTATCTCTCCACTAGCAGGGTTTTTCCTACCATTATGTACTTAGAGGTCAATACAGTGGAATGAAGTAGTGTGGTTTGATGCTAAATTTATGTGTattcaatttgattttaaaattttctaatgaTGGTGATTGTATTTTCTTATAAGTTGCCACCATGACTATTGCCATTGAGAATAAAACAGTTTTTGAGTATACTTTATTATTAACAAGTGTCTCAACATAGTGCAAacaagcgttgagaggatctccTGTTAATGTGCTGTTAGACAGTCAggtatatgcttgtttgtgtcTTTTCCGTTGCAATAATTTTCCTGAATTCACCTGGTTCTATAAATTTTACGGAAAATCgtgctgaatatatatatatggaaaaaaattatctagGCAAGTTCCTATATTTGAAATCTAGgaacattttaaatttaagcCGTTGATCATCGTTCGATGGTTGGTTGTTTATATAAACATTGTACatctttttactgttcatgatcactgtacaacGCTGTAGAACGtggtttctactgttcataatgataagagtcGTCAGATTACCATCCGCTGGTtattatggacatccctagatttgaaatctagggacgtccctagatgatgagtcctctctatatatatctatatctatatatgcaAAAACGCAAAGTGAATAGGAAAAAACAAGAGGGAGAATGGAAAAAGAGAGTCAAGTAAAAAGCAGGAGAGAGAATGAAACATGTGTATAAACCGTGCCAAAAGCATTGTAGTTGGTGGTTGTTTGGTTAGTTTATATTTTCTTCCGCGGGGTGTAAATAGCCTTCGATTCTGTAGATGACTGGTAACTAGCATTGTGCGTCGTCCCATAGATTCAACGGCTGAGTTAGGCTATGtatgtttgtatgtatatacaatAAAGCGGTCGAAAGATGGTTACAGTAGGCACCATCATGTGCTTGTAAGTTGATACATTGTGACATGAATGGTACTGTTTGGTACTAGTTTTACAGGTATTCTAAATGTTGagcaattttttttccaattagtAAGTTTTGTTGTTATGGTTCGTTTATTGGATACTGCAATGGTTTAATAGCAAACAAGTGTGAAGAGTCGTATTCTCTAAATATGCTGGGACAGTAACAAGTTTGCATGTTTTTGTCTGACCATCTCTTTCACATTTACTCTTTGTATTTCACAAGGTGTGCAACCATTCTTTTTAAGTACTTGACACATGGAGTTGAGATATGTGTAAAATatcctttcaaattttttttatttcattttattggATCTAGTTTGATGTTGCAAACTTTAAACCTATggattttaattgttttcaggTTCGAAGTGTTGAGGTGAAGGAAGCTTTACGccttcaaaaggaaaacaactTTGTTATTTTGGATGTTCGTCCTGAGGCTGAATATAAGGAGGTCTTCTTCTGTGCTTCAATATCTACTTATGCTTGTTTTTCTCAAGATGTTCAGTAATATGAGATTTTAATAACATGCTGAAAACAAGGGAAATACAACTAAAGGACTATAATGTCTGAACAAAGCATTTACAGTAATATATTTGTGATAAATGGTTATGgattaaaatatattgaagtATTGTCCCAAAGTAGTCTTAACTCTGTGCTTAATATTATGCttcagaaaaagaaagaatttatGTTTAAGTGTCAAAGGACTTTTATACCAGTGATAATTATCCTAGAGAACATCTGttgtataatatttaataaaacccGCTACCTGTATAAGTTAATCTTGTGGAATGTTGTTCTTGTCATTTAATTTCTCAACTTCAATCTTGTGGGCTGCATGCTATAATACTAAACAACAACTTTCTATTCCTTTTATACTCAAGAATGAGTTTTACTTAGTTCGACAATGTTTGCAGTCTCACCCACCAGGTGCGATCAATGTACAAGTCTATAGGCTTATAAAGGAATGGACTGCATGGGATATTGCTAGGCGAGCGGCATTTGcattttttggaatattttccGGCACAGAAGAGAACCCCGAGTTCTTACAAAGTATCGAATCTGGCCTCAAAACAGAAGTATCTGCCTCTTGTCATTGCCATTACTGAGTGATAAccattaatgtttaattataaaCAGGTGTTGAGTCAAAATTAGATAAAGATGCTAAAATAATTGTTGCGTGCACTTCTGGGGGTACAATGAGGCCATCACAAAATCTACCAGAAGGCCAACAATCCAGGTACAGAACTTCACTTCACATTCACTCTAATATGTGCTCTGAAACTTGTTCATGGATATGATTATGATTGAACACTATCTGAATTCATCGGTGATCGTCACAGTTTGAAAAGTTCAAAGATGGGTTTATACATTTTATGTATCTTCCCATGGCATCTTTGTCTCTCTTTGTTTGAATGTACACTACTGTTCACAATCATCAGTGGATCTTGACTACCCATTTGCATGCTTATTTTCACTTCATCCTTTTGAATTCATCTTCTTATcagtttcttttgattttttaggtCTTTGATAGCAGCATACTTACTGGTATTGAATGGGTACAAGAATGTTTTTCACTTGGATGGAGGATTATATACTTGGTTCAAAGAAGGGCTGCCTACCGTCTCTGAAGATGAATGAGAATTTAGATTAACAGGGTTTCTTCAATTCAGGTAGTTTTTATTTCCTTGGCACTGATAGACCAGACCATGTTCATCTTTGCTGCTTTAGAAATCTTTGTGCAGTTATAAACATTTGTCTAATGAGAGATTGGCACTAAATCCTTTCTTAGTAAGAACTAGTAATGTATCATCTGTTCAACTTGAATAGTTTGTAGTTAATGTATTTGTTGAATAAAACCATATATGAACTAGTTCATGTCAAGACATTCATACAATCTAGTGAGACATAAACCTGTAACCTCATTCTAGATGATTGGTAGAAAAATAAGCATTGAATTCATTTGGATATACATACCAAATAACCAAATGAACACCGGTATCACTACTCTGCCAATTCACAAGCATTTCTCATAAAGCTGCAAATAGAAAACTAATGAATGCATACACATTTGAAAAACACTTGGTCTACTTATTAATTAACATGAGAACTCTGTTCCAGGAGAACATTGAATTGTCAGTCATGAACATCAAAATTTCCGACAGATCAAACTATGCCTAGGTAGTAAGGttcagaaaaaaaagaatatccGGCTGGTAAAGAATAAAGAGTCTATGAATATGTTGCAGTGgaaataactatatatatagggttttatAGAACTCGTCTCCTCTGGACCATATGCTCAATTGCCCATCAGATTTAAAATCAGTCACCGATGCTTTCATGTCTTTATATGCCGATACCGCGGTCTCAAGGTCTGCTTGTGCCAGTGCTCTGGTAATCTGCAGAACGAAAGATCATCAGCCACAAACCATTGCATTGCCCAACAttatatattgacaaaattCCTAAAATATAAACTGAGGTATAAACAGAACAATAACATTTGGCTAGTATTCGATGTCAGTATAACACTTGTTAGTTATTACCTATTCTACTCAAAATTTTAAGCTGATAGGTTGAGAGAGGCAaacttatatattcatatcCATATTTACCAATGCTACTAATGTAAGATACTTCATAATTCTCATATGCGCACTTAGGAAATGATAGTCTATTATGATTAACTACCTAACAAAACAATTAACCAAGCTGTGATGTCATATTTTAGATAGAAGCCAAACACATATTAACTGACCTAGTACAATTCAACTCAAATTTATATCCATATCCATAATTCTGAATTTGATCCAAGTAGTATTATTAGCTATTCTAATCATTAAGGTATATTATAATGTTCGGTTTAAGGGAAATCTATATATAACCTAGTTTTGCTTATACCATACCATCTTATTAGtcacttcccttaaaccaaacacaagattgcAAAACAGTGGCAAAGAAATATCGACATGACAAGGTTATATATAGATTTTCAGGATTCCATATAGCATTCTGCTAAAACTATAATAGCATTGTCAGCTGATTCTATATACTTACATGTGTGGGATTCGCCTTCTTCTgttctttattattttgtaccactttcttctgtttttcatcatcttttgtcaccttttcttgtttttcatcatCTAGCAAGTCCCTAATAGGATAGTATGCCGCTTCCCTACAAAGCTCTAACAGATCTGAACCACTGTACCCAGTAGTCAAACTAGCAATATGATTATAGTCAATGCCATCTTCTACTCTTGCTTTCTTTAGAATCGACTTCAATATTGCGGCTCTTCCATTTTGATCAGGTAAACCAACTTCAAATGTCTGTGTAAATCTCCGTAGTATAGCCTCGTCCAGTTCTGTTGGACGATTCGTAGCGGCCAGAACCAATACCCGGGCATTTTCTAAAgacaatcaacaaaaaaaatatatagtctTAACAATGTCTCTATCGATAAAATTACAGTTAAAGTTTAAGCAATAGGAGCATGAGAATTCTGATTTTAAGTACTCACTAGATGTTGTGAAACCATCCCACAAGGACATGAATTCGGTTTTCATTGAATTGCAATAACCACTGTCACCGGCACGCTGACCCAAGAAACTATCGACCTCATCGATGAAAATGATGGCGGGCTGGAGTTTATTAGCCAGGCTGAAGATAGCAGACACTGAAAATCATAATGACACAGTGTAAGCAAAATTTAATCAATAGTTGGTATAAATAGGGAGTGTTGATTATGAATGAATCATAGTTACCGAGTTTTTGGGCTTCACTGAACCATTTACTCATCACAGTCGACATTCTCACATTGATAAAAACAGCACTAGATTCCTTAGCTAAAGCTTTAGCAAGCATAGTTTTTCCGGTTCCGGGAGGGCCATACAAAAGAACACCTTTTTGTGGACCTAAAAAATGTTCGTCGTTAAATATTTCTGGTCGTTGTAAAGGAAGAATTATCGTTTcatgtaatttctttttaatatgtcCTAGTCCTCCGATCGACTCTAGATTTACATCAAGTTCTTTAACATTTACGACACCGTCAGCTATCATATCCTGCAAAACAGTTAATTGCTCAGGATTGTGCTAAAAAATAAGTAGGAAATGAAGCAGCATTCTTTAGGGACTAAATCCAAATTCATTGCTTTAGTTATCATCATCAGTTGTAATATGAGAGTTTTCTAAGGTTGCTGTGGTTATACTCTAGTGTAATTTTCTCTGGTTTCCATAGTAAATGGATCATAATAGTTCTAGTAATATTGAAAATTGCCGAAcctgataaatattatttatatatatatatatatatatcttgtatattcatatattttcagTATAATAAAGAGTGGGAATAGCAAGCCAAGAAAAAAACTACAAACCCAAAAAATCatactaaaattaaatttggtTAAGAATTCATGGCAAAAAAACTCAGATAACCATCACCACAAAACTCTCACTAATCCTAATGCAATTCACCATAATCCAAAAACCAAATTGGAAAACCAAAAGAATCATCACAAAGCCCAAtcaccattattattattattattattattattattattattattattattattattaaatatagagAAGCCACTGCAAatatatactccctccgttcctttttacttgttagGTTTTggagctcttttttttttacttgtcatattagaaattttgtgtaacattaaataaattttttcttatttatcctttaatttaatgtatttgtacaaattttaataaatcgcAATCAgctaagcattaaattatatattcaacttagtggagttttaaatatagataattttggaaagtaatagaatttttttataaaatataggtaaccaACTAACTTCAACCAAATTTTCTTAATCGgtgtaaattaaataaaaaaacggagggagtatGTTTTTCACTATCATGTCTCAACGGTTAAACTTCTGATTTTTTGTATGAGAGTCAAATATCTTAACTAGTAAGCTGTTACTGATCAactcaataaaaagaaaaaaatttaaaaaaataataataaaggaaagaagaagaagaagaagaagacctcAAATTGGTTGACTATGATCTCAGGGTGGCCAATTCTTTCTGCTGTTTTTGTTTGGACCTTGAGAAGGTTCTTGTATGGGTTATTAATAAAACGGTTCAGTTGCTGAGAAATTATGGTCACCAGACAACCCACTCCGGCCGCCACAGTTGTCACTGTCAAAACCCCCATCATCATATTCCCACTCTTGTTACTCatccttctttctctcttttctctttctctgtGTGTCTCTGATCTTTAAATGTTGATTGTTTCTTTGATGTTTCTTTAGTTATTTATAGGAATTTATGCATATTTGTTTTAACTCTACTTGGAtccaaaatttgattttgatatgaaatatgaatagttagTTAAGTAATATTTTTGGATGTTGGAgttttttctttgatgtttgTATGGTTATTTTTAAGCATGATTTGGTTCcaaatttggatttgatttgaatagcAATTATTAAAGTTATGAGAATAATTCATGTACGACTCGGACTCGTATTGGTTCTCTAATTTCTGTTTCAATCCGGGTTGAAGTTTCAAGgcaattttaaacaaaaaaaataataataaacaaaagacgaaaattttatgtttgagtTTGGTTTCTAATTATAAATGGCTTCCTTCCTATGATTCCTAGTAACCTAGTTTCCTATTTGGATGGGAATATAAcaaacatttatatttatatatttagttttagttgttttggTATAATACCTGAATAGACCCTCTATTTATGTCAGGTTACCCATTTAATCaccctattttattttaatttatatagttttacttcttttattttattattttagttttagctAAATTAACTTACactttagatattttttttggttcttgGTAAATTTGGGTTGATCATATATTTGAGGTACGGTGAAGAATTGAGTTCTCTAATACCTGTGCCCTCAACTTGTGCAATTTCAACCTGTCTCCTCAAAAGAACAAACACCCCATGCAAAAAATTCGATACTGATTGTTgactatatttaaattttttgtttgattttgttagcatattttttaaaaataaaaataaaaatattattaaaaaaagtaaataaaataaaatcaaactaaaCATCCTCTTCATCCAAACCACCATCAGCTAACTCTGCCTTCACTCCAACCATCCATAGTATTCAGAGAccacaaaataaatatcatgattataaaaaataaaaaaataatgctgaaaacTAATCTCATTCCCTCTTCAAGGTTAAAAGCAACTCTCATTTGAAGTTTCAGTAAAATAGGGCATCcagaaattttcataataatcatataagaaAGCACTCCTTTGTAAACACTTAAAACTAAACCTGTGACCTCTGTGCATAACTAATGACAAGCAATCCCAGCTTTGTCATTGAAAGTTGTTGAGAAGAAGACTCTACTTACTGATAGTAATTACCAATTCCAGAAAACTACCTATATCCAGTGAATAAGTAAATACCGATTAGCTTGATAATTACCGCAGGCTTAACAAGCTTGTCTAATCCGATCTCTTATCCTCATCAGCACTAGGATCTCcatccttatgttgagcatcaTTGAAAGGTCTTCCCCTTTCATGGAACTTATTTCTTGGTGCATCAGCAAAAGGTAGCTCttccttttcctcttttttttcctGGATGGTAAGTTTTGAAAACAATGGAAATATTTATCACTGGATATCTATTTGAAGTAGCATTGTGCTAACAATACCTTTGTGAATTTCTGGGAACTCTTAAAGAGGTTTTCTTTCTTCATTGATCTGGGAGAAAGCAGGTTttgaatttcatgaaaaaattgGAATCCCTTGATATCTCCATTTCTAATGCTTGCTTCCAGCTGCCAGTAAGTATGTACTTaaacactaaacatgaaaattTTTCTGGAAATAAACAGAATATTGGAAGTTGTAAACCTGAACATGAAGTATGCAGAATACTATGCTGGCAATAGGCAACCAGCTTTCTTCGGGCGAAAGCGAAAGGTTAGTCCtgcaaaaacaatattaaatgaTAGAGAATAAATCAAGAAGTTAAACTCAAATCAGGTTGCTCATACAATTTTTTGCAACAATAAAAAGGCAGATTAAAATATTCCACCTATTAAAGATATGACAATAAAATAATCTGAAAACAAGGAAATGTGTGTTTTCCTTCTTCCAAAATTCAAAGCCTCATCCAGGTCTCGTTGTCATTAAAATCAAAAGGGCCCAATGTTTGAATTACTTGATCAATTTTTGAGTAGgtttttcaatttctttgcATACAAGAAAGTACCTACTATGCAGGACTAGTTAGACAAAAGAACAAGACATGAACATTAATGCAAAAttatagcttttttttttttggggtggTGAGGTTAGGTTTTTAGATCATTATCCTTTGTTTTGGCAGCCATTGTAGCAAATCCTCTAATTTCCATTCACCACCTGGTTATTGGTAATATGACAGCAACAACCACCTTAAATCTTTTCAGGGTAATTCCTGGAACATATCCTTTGTCTAAATTTCAAAACACTAGCATAATAATGTGTTCAAACTTCAGCTTGTTGAGAATGAAGGAAACTTTAGGTCATAGGTTCTGCAAAGCATTACATGACCAAAAGTTCCCACCATCAACTAACATAAAAATTGATTAACATTGTTGAATGCTAGCTTCCTGTTAACTGCTCGGAAAACTGAATTTTACCAAAAATATGTCCACCAGAACAAACTTATCCCTCAATTGAATAGCGAACAAGCATTGTGGTCTTTGATGATGAAAATTTTCTACAAGGAATACCTAGGTTTTTCAATAGAGAATGAATCCAGTCTTTATGACTGGAGTTTATAAAATTCAGAAGTTCTCAAGTGAGCGCGATCTATTAAATATCTCTTGTGTGTCTTTCCTTTCCAAATCCACCGCAAGTTGTATATTTCCAAGTGCTTTAAACAGGTAAGAGGCTATGAGGACTATACGACACCAAGAGAAAAACCAAGGCAACCAAGCAAGGCAACATGATATATTTCCTTCCTACCATTAAACAATGCCCTAAAGCCGGAAAAACAGCTTACTAGACTTTGATTTGTAATCAAAATATTTGTCAACTTCTCAAGCCAATTCATTTAGCACAACTGTGAATTTCAATCAACCTTTTTGGCCCTAGTAAACCAGACATTCAAGAACAAAAAATACTTTgggtatattatttttttccaacaaaataaagatCACCACACACAGCTTACaaagtttgaaaatgaaaaaaaaaaaatcagaattggAAATTCTATAGAAAAATAACCAACAAGTATGCCATCAATTGGATAGCCAATCTATAAACTGCcatgaattaaacaagaacACTTGAACAATAAACCAACAATGATCAGACTAAATGAAATCCCTCATCAACAAAGATCACAATAGAGAAAAAAGATGCaagatgaggaaaaaaaaaatcagaactgGAAATTCTATAGAAAAATAACCAACCAGTATACCATCAATTGGATAGCCAATCTATAAACTGTAATGAATAAAGCAAGAACACTTGCACACTAATCCAACAATAATCAGAATAAACGAAATCCCTAACCAACAAAGATCACAATAGAGAAAAAAGAggcaagataagaaaaaaaaaatcagaattggAAATTCTATAGAAAAATAACCAACAAGTATACCATCAATTGGATAGCCAATCTATAAACTGTAATGAATTAAGCAAGAACACTTGCACACTAAACCAACAATGATCACACCAACAATGAAATCCCTCATCAACAAAGatcacaatagaaaaaaaaagaggcaaGAAGAGAAATTTCAAACCTCAAATAGGGAGCCAAGTACACAATGGAGTAGATGAGATATCTCTGCCTCCCGCTATCAAGCCAAGCAAACACCCAAGCCTATCAatcacaacaagaacaaccctAAACAAGCTCAAATCACcatcaaatcacaaaaaaatcaaaagaaacaagaacaaaaataccATCTCACCAGCCAATTGAAGTAAGGGATGAAGCTAACGATACCCATAACAGCAAACCTCGTATCAGTGGCATCCATAGCGCCGCCACCATCATCCGGATCTTCAGAGCTTCGGGACGGGATAGGAGATACAAGAGAGGTCAAAACACAAGCCCCGATCGCG includes:
- the LOC120272390 gene encoding rhodanese-like domain-containing protein 14, chloroplastic produces the protein MLASAPIARLTVPTSFGIVSSSSDLNFVHLSSPVISRLRSSRSASLRIRSAATKPAKSPAEEDWKIKREVLLEKRVRSVEVKEALRLQKENNFVILDVRPEAEYKESHPPGAINVQVYRLIKEWTAWDIARRAAFAFFGIFSGTEENPEFLQSVESKLDKDAKIIVACTSGGTMRPSQNLPEGQQSRSLIAAYLLVLNGYKNVFHLDGGLYTWFKEGLPTVSEDE
- the LOC120272389 gene encoding ATPase family AAA domain-containing protein 1-B-like, with protein sequence MIADGVVNVKELDVNLESIGGLGHIKKKLHETIILPLQRPEIFNDEHFLGPQKGVLLYGPPGTGKTMLAKALAKESSAVFINVRMSTVMSKWFSEAQKLVSAIFSLANKLQPAIIFIDEVDSFLGQRAGDSGYCNSMKTEFMSLWDGFTTSKNARVLVLAATNRPTELDEAILRRFTQTFEVGLPDQNGRAAILKSILKKARVEDGIDYNHIASLTTGYSGSDLLELCREAAYYPIRDLLDDEKQEKVTKDDEKQKKVVQNNKEQKKANPTHITRALAQADLETAVSAYKDMKASVTDFKSDGQLSIWSRGDEFYKTLYI
- the LOC120271458 gene encoding uncharacterized protein LOC120271458 gives rise to the protein MLVALPSPPPPPLPLLSSSSSLRSRSSSHLHDLNLLIRNRKALVRRRGCRAELAHDAPFVAAIGACVLTSLVSPIPSRSSEDPDDGGGAMDATDTRFAVMGIVSFIPYFNWLAWVFAWLDSGRQRYLIYSIVYLAPYLRTNLSLSPEESWLPIASIVFCILHVQLEASIRNGDIKGFQFFHEIQNLLSPRSMKKENLFKSSQKFTKEKKEEKEELPFADAPRNKFHERGRPFNDAQHKDGDPSADEDKRSD